The following coding sequences lie in one Pseudoalteromonas sp. Scap06 genomic window:
- a CDS encoding aspartate aminotransferase family protein — protein MTVNRELFDHVMVPNYAPSSVIPVRGEGSRVWDQQGREFIDFAGGIAVNCLGHCHPALVGALKEQGEKIWHLSNVMTNEPALRLAKKMVDATFAEKVYFANSGAEANEAALKLARRFALDKFGAEKSQIIAFNKGFHGRTFFTVTVGGQAAYSDGFGPKPGDIVHCDYNDLAAFEALISDNTCAVMMEPIQGEGGIISPTDEFAQGVRDLCTKHNALLIFDEVQSGVGRTGELYAYQGLNVVPDILTSAKALGGGFPIGAMLTTTEIAQHLKVGTHGSTYGGNPLACAVAEAAFDTVNNPEVLAGVKAKAALFTELLNAINEKYHVFSEIRGQGLLIGAVVNEQYKGRAKEFLVAGTEHGLMSLVAGADVVRFTPSLVIPEADIREGMARFEKAVAHVVNA, from the coding sequence ATGACAGTCAATCGCGAATTATTTGATCACGTAATGGTTCCTAACTACGCACCTTCAAGCGTAATTCCAGTTCGAGGCGAAGGCTCTCGTGTATGGGATCAACAAGGACGAGAGTTTATCGACTTTGCTGGTGGTATTGCCGTTAACTGTCTTGGCCACTGCCATCCTGCATTAGTGGGTGCATTAAAAGAGCAGGGCGAAAAAATTTGGCATTTATCAAATGTAATGACCAATGAGCCAGCGCTTCGCTTAGCTAAAAAAATGGTTGATGCGACTTTTGCAGAAAAAGTTTACTTTGCAAACTCAGGCGCAGAAGCAAACGAAGCGGCACTTAAATTAGCGCGTCGTTTTGCGCTTGATAAATTTGGTGCAGAAAAGTCACAAATTATCGCCTTTAATAAAGGTTTCCATGGTCGTACCTTCTTCACGGTTACTGTAGGCGGTCAAGCGGCTTACTCTGACGGTTTTGGCCCTAAGCCAGGCGACATTGTTCATTGTGACTACAATGACCTTGCCGCATTTGAAGCGTTGATTAGCGATAATACCTGTGCGGTAATGATGGAGCCAATTCAAGGTGAAGGCGGTATTATCTCGCCAACTGACGAATTTGCTCAAGGCGTTCGTGATTTATGTACTAAGCACAATGCATTGCTAATTTTTGATGAAGTGCAATCAGGTGTTGGTCGTACGGGTGAGCTATACGCATACCAAGGCTTAAACGTAGTACCTGACATTTTAACTTCAGCAAAAGCACTTGGTGGTGGTTTTCCAATTGGCGCTATGCTAACAACCACTGAGATTGCACAGCATCTTAAAGTAGGTACCCATGGTTCTACTTACGGCGGTAACCCACTAGCCTGTGCAGTTGCAGAAGCTGCATTTGATACAGTGAACAACCCAGAAGTATTAGCGGGCGTTAAAGCAAAAGCGGCGTTATTTACCGAGCTACTTAATGCGATTAACGAAAAGTACCATGTATTTAGTGAAATTCGTGGCCAAGGTTTATTAATCGGTGCCGTAGTTAATGAGCAGTACAAAGGGCGCGCTAAAGAGTTTTTAGTAGCCGGTACTGAGCATGGCTTAATGTCACTTGTAGCGGGTGCTGATGTGGTTCGTTTCACTCCATCTTTAGTAATACCAGAAGCTGATATTCGCGAAGGCATGGCACGCTTTGAAAAAGCTGTAGCCCACGTTGTAAACGCGTAA
- the astA gene encoding arginine N-succinyltransferase has translation MMILRPIQKSDYAALVTIADESGHGFTSLPNNEELLQKKIAHSVNSFTKTTSQPGDEGYLFVLEDTETGEVVGTSGIEAAVGLDDAFYHYHLSKVIHSSRTLDVYKAVDILTLCNDYTGATELCTLFLKDGYRKNCNGKLLSKARFMFIKQHQQRFAQTVIAEMRGVSDENGSSPFWQWLEEHFFSMDFPTADYLTGIGQKVFIAELMPKYPIYVNLLSKEAQAVIGQVHDNTRPAIQLLKSEGFTFNGYVDIFDAGPTVEAKVDNIATVRNAQNFSVEIGEMTGDTMVLLANDKLEDFRATVVPMAFDSRSNSLVLTQELADALHLKSGDFVTATPV, from the coding sequence ATGATGATCCTTCGCCCAATCCAAAAAAGTGATTATGCAGCTTTAGTAACCATTGCCGACGAGTCGGGACATGGCTTTACTTCTTTACCTAATAATGAAGAGTTATTACAAAAGAAGATTGCACATTCAGTTAATTCATTTACAAAAACCACGTCACAGCCTGGTGATGAAGGGTACTTATTTGTTCTTGAAGATACTGAAACTGGTGAAGTAGTTGGTACTTCAGGTATTGAAGCGGCAGTTGGCTTAGATGACGCATTTTATCACTATCATTTGAGTAAAGTGATTCACTCTTCGCGCACGCTAGATGTATATAAAGCGGTAGATATTCTCACCCTTTGTAATGACTACACTGGGGCTACAGAGCTGTGTACGCTGTTTTTAAAAGACGGTTATCGTAAAAATTGTAACGGTAAGCTGCTTTCAAAAGCACGCTTTATGTTTATAAAACAGCACCAGCAACGCTTTGCACAAACCGTTATCGCAGAAATGCGTGGCGTATCTGACGAAAACGGCAGTAGCCCGTTTTGGCAGTGGCTTGAAGAGCACTTTTTCTCAATGGATTTTCCAACCGCAGATTATCTGACGGGAATTGGCCAAAAAGTGTTTATTGCTGAGTTAATGCCTAAATACCCAATTTACGTCAACTTATTGAGTAAAGAAGCGCAAGCGGTTATTGGTCAAGTACACGATAATACGCGCCCAGCTATTCAGTTATTAAAAAGTGAAGGCTTTACTTTTAATGGTTACGTCGACATTTTTGATGCAGGCCCAACCGTTGAAGCAAAAGTAGATAACATTGCTACTGTACGTAATGCACAAAACTTTAGTGTTGAAATTGGCGAAATGACAGGTGATACCATGGTATTGCTAGCCAATGATAAGCTTGAAGACTTTAGAGCAACCGTTGTTCCTATGGCATTTGATTCACGTTCAAACAGCCTTGTGCTTACGCAAGAACTTGCTGATGCATTACATTTAAAATCGGGCGACTTTGTTACTGCTACCCCAGTTTAA
- a CDS encoding HDOD domain-containing protein, with product MTDTLQQQRIVNVLHQRAHDLLLGHSFANQQIGFIHTLDLNDGKPVKKRTLLEVEVAAQQKRQQKSTSHQKLQAKTSQKLHTVIETVMAKRLEDIDLVIKDTVGIDDNVPAILDILATRAASVGRLEPLINDLNWLGRELVTLVNLPFYRKQRSKGTSVKVDTPALALRYLGLDNLQLVVPTFAVRHWMPNSTAPFPLLKRRLKDNTMSCAIAAQTLAQLNGLNPMHAFTLGMLLNVGQIALVRLYLKVFEQVWQRKIQRAREEGDKNLHTALLELKPDPLFLTTLLNEKSLLVSTKVIETMSFKYLPFNTVMQQLVNGTEKGDSLLPLSQVILKARCYSQYLNLKEHQLIEDDELQSWFSYYKFTKKELETLQTANFTNLALQID from the coding sequence ATGACCGATACATTGCAGCAACAGCGAATTGTTAACGTGCTACACCAACGAGCGCATGATTTGCTACTGGGTCATAGTTTTGCTAATCAGCAAATAGGCTTTATTCATACCTTAGACCTCAATGACGGTAAACCCGTTAAAAAGCGTACCTTATTAGAAGTTGAAGTGGCCGCTCAGCAAAAGCGTCAACAAAAAAGTACTTCACATCAAAAGTTACAGGCAAAAACCAGTCAAAAATTACATACGGTTATTGAAACCGTGATGGCCAAACGTCTTGAAGACATAGATTTAGTCATCAAAGACACTGTTGGTATAGATGATAATGTGCCCGCTATACTTGATATTCTTGCAACACGCGCGGCATCGGTCGGTCGTTTAGAGCCGCTAATTAACGATTTAAACTGGCTTGGACGAGAGCTGGTTACCTTAGTTAATTTACCTTTTTATCGTAAGCAACGCAGTAAAGGCACCTCAGTCAAAGTAGATACCCCAGCATTGGCATTACGTTATTTAGGCTTAGACAACCTGCAACTGGTAGTGCCTACTTTTGCAGTGCGCCATTGGATGCCAAACAGCACCGCACCATTTCCGCTATTAAAGCGCAGGTTAAAAGACAACACTATGTCATGTGCTATTGCGGCACAAACTCTAGCGCAGCTTAATGGGTTAAATCCCATGCATGCATTTACCTTAGGCATGTTATTAAATGTGGGGCAAATTGCCTTAGTGCGCTTATACTTAAAAGTGTTTGAGCAAGTATGGCAACGCAAAATACAGCGTGCTCGTGAAGAAGGTGACAAAAACCTACACACTGCGTTGTTAGAGTTAAAACCTGACCCGCTATTTTTAACGACATTGCTGAATGAAAAATCACTGCTTGTTAGCACCAAGGTGATTGAAACCATGTCATTTAAATACTTACCCTTTAACACTGTTATGCAGCAGTTAGTGAATGGGACAGAAAAAGGTGATAGCTTATTGCCATTATCGCAAGTAATTTTAAAAGCTCGCTGCTACTCTCAGTACTTAAATTTAAAAGAGCACCAGCTTATTGAAGACGATGAATTACAAAGCTGGTTTAGCTATTATAAGTTTACAAAAAAAGAGTTAGAGACCTTACAAACAGCTAATTTTACTAATTTGGCACTTCAAATCGATTAA